Proteins found in one Phytohabitans houttuyneae genomic segment:
- a CDS encoding MFS transporter, producing MASAAGAYFLAYGLVQPLWGLISARVGVIRSLRLAMLVAAVATAGTTLAVDATSLVAFRLVAGGAFSAAVPTALFYAGATAAPGRRHRDITALMSGVALGTAGATAGAGVLAATVGWRSAFLLTGATALVACLVLGRVPELPAPRAAADGLFAPLRAVLRSRPARVLLLLATVEGALLMGALTFLPAAVGATGSGTAVAGGVTAAYGVAVLVCAPIVGRVQQRVPAAALIVAGAGLAAVGCLLAAFTTAPVAAAVVCLLFGAAWASMHSTLQTWATEVVPEAGLASVSLFACALFTGSALGAVAGGPPVEAGRFGLVFGVAAVLLVPLGVLGALARSRWRSPVAVRS from the coding sequence GTGGCCAGCGCGGCTGGCGCCTACTTCTTGGCGTACGGGCTGGTCCAACCCCTCTGGGGCCTCATCAGCGCCCGCGTCGGCGTGATCCGGTCGCTGCGGCTGGCGATGCTCGTGGCGGCCGTCGCCACCGCCGGTACCACGCTGGCCGTCGACGCCACCTCGCTCGTGGCATTCCGGCTCGTCGCGGGCGGTGCCTTCAGCGCTGCCGTACCCACGGCGCTCTTCTACGCCGGCGCCACCGCCGCACCGGGGCGCCGGCACCGCGACATCACCGCCCTGATGTCCGGCGTCGCGCTCGGCACGGCCGGTGCGACGGCGGGAGCCGGTGTGCTGGCGGCCACGGTCGGCTGGCGGTCCGCCTTCCTGCTCACCGGCGCCACCGCGCTGGTCGCCTGCCTGGTGCTCGGCCGGGTGCCCGAGCTGCCGGCGCCCCGGGCCGCCGCCGACGGCCTCTTCGCGCCGCTCCGCGCCGTCCTGCGCTCCCGCCCCGCGCGCGTACTCCTGCTGCTGGCCACCGTGGAGGGTGCCCTGTTGATGGGCGCGCTCACGTTCCTGCCCGCGGCGGTCGGCGCCACCGGCAGCGGCACCGCGGTCGCGGGCGGCGTCACCGCCGCGTACGGGGTGGCCGTGCTCGTCTGCGCCCCGATCGTCGGCCGCGTCCAGCAGCGCGTGCCCGCGGCCGCCCTCATCGTGGCGGGCGCCGGCCTGGCCGCGGTCGGCTGCCTGCTCGCCGCGTTCACCACGGCACCGGTCGCCGCCGCGGTGGTGTGCCTGCTGTTCGGCGCCGCCTGGGCCTCGATGCACTCCACGTTGCAGACCTGGGCGACCGAGGTGGTGCCGGAGGCCGGGCTGGCCTCGGTCTCGCTGTTCGCCTGCGCGCTCTTCACCGGCAGCGCGCTCGGCGCGGTGGCCGGCGGCCCGCCGGTGGAGGCCGGCCGCTTCGGGCTTGTGTTCGGGGTGGCGGCGGTGCTCCTGGTCCCGCTGGGTGTGCTCGGCGCGCTCGCGCGGTCCCGGTGGCGCTCACCGGTGGCGGTGCGCTCATGA
- a CDS encoding penicillin acylase family protein, with product MRRPATLPVLAAALLTATTSLIVPTPATATAEAKAAQARAAVLAANDYCLEQCSDILPPGQNGNATLVEILAHQALGTRPAHSADQLDEYANLVYNYAGLNDDQINSYFNNASFGVPAGQAERTYQPRSDVTVVRDRATGTPHITGTTRAGTMFGAGYAGAEDRLFTMDLLRHVGRGTLTPFAGGAAGNRALEQSVWRNSPYTEADLQAQVAALRQQGARGEQLYADVEAYIAGINAYIDACMRGRNCPGEYVLTGHLDAITNAGGPERFAMTDLIAIAGVVGGLFGGGGGNEMQSALVRIAARAKYGPADGDAVWRGFRAQNDPETVLTLHNGQSFPYGSAPDDAPSVVMPDAGSVRPEPVVRDATGSATDGAVALAELQIGAAHRGMSNAVVVSGQHTTSGNPVAVFGPQTGYFSPQLLLMQELQGPGISAHGVAFAGVSLYVLLGRGQDYAWSATSAVQDITDTYALPLCTTDGSAPTLATNRYLHQGQCKAMEELSHVNSWRPTVADSTPAGSYRIIAWRTALGLVAWRGTVGGQPYAFTQRRSTYGREAQSAIGFQIFNDPAAMGDANAFVAAASNVEYAFNWFYVNSTQSAYFNSGRNPVRAAGSNPNLPMAAQYEWTGFAPVSAHPQSTNQDYYISWNNKQARDFSAADGNFSFGSVHRGDLLDAPVKAALGAGQKLDRAAVVRLVEDAATVDLRGKEVLDDLLRLIESQPVTDAGLAAAVTQLKAWQQAGANRKETSAGSKAYQHAAAIRVFDAWWPLLVDGQFKPGLGADLYQALVNAIQIDESPSDDGSQPHKGSAFQYGWWGYVDKDIRRVLGEPVQGGPGRAYCGNGDLTACRTVLLDTLRAAAAQPASTVYPADEHCAAGDQWCADAIVHSPLGGITMPVIAWQNRPTYQQVVSFPAGRGQDVTNLAAGRPATATGSQWPHAASRAFDGDPGSRWASSWTDNQSLTVDLGSVRSVGRVILRWEAAYASGYRIETSTDGVTWTTAWSTAAGNGGTDNDAFTARDARYVRMAGARRATSYGYSLYEMEVYSR from the coding sequence ATGCGCAGACCCGCCACCCTCCCGGTCCTCGCCGCGGCGCTGCTCACCGCGACGACCAGCCTCATCGTCCCCACACCGGCCACCGCCACGGCGGAGGCCAAGGCCGCGCAGGCGCGAGCCGCCGTGCTCGCTGCCAACGACTACTGCCTGGAGCAGTGCTCCGACATCCTCCCGCCCGGCCAGAACGGCAACGCCACGCTCGTCGAGATCCTCGCCCACCAGGCGCTCGGCACCCGCCCCGCGCACTCGGCGGACCAGCTCGACGAGTACGCCAACCTCGTCTACAACTACGCCGGCCTCAACGACGACCAGATCAACAGCTACTTCAACAACGCCTCGTTCGGCGTGCCCGCCGGGCAGGCCGAGCGCACCTACCAGCCGCGCTCCGACGTGACCGTGGTGCGCGACCGGGCCACCGGCACCCCGCACATCACCGGCACCACGCGGGCCGGCACGATGTTCGGCGCCGGGTACGCCGGTGCCGAGGACCGCCTCTTCACGATGGACCTGCTGCGGCACGTCGGGCGGGGGACGCTCACCCCGTTCGCCGGCGGTGCGGCCGGCAACCGCGCGCTGGAGCAGAGCGTCTGGCGCAACTCCCCCTACACGGAGGCCGACCTCCAGGCCCAGGTCGCCGCGCTGCGCCAGCAGGGTGCGCGGGGCGAGCAGCTGTACGCGGACGTCGAGGCGTACATCGCGGGCATCAACGCCTACATCGACGCCTGCATGCGGGGGCGCAACTGCCCCGGCGAGTACGTGCTCACCGGCCACCTCGACGCGATCACGAACGCGGGCGGGCCGGAGCGCTTCGCGATGACCGACCTCATCGCGATCGCCGGCGTCGTCGGCGGCCTCTTCGGCGGTGGCGGCGGCAACGAGATGCAGTCCGCGCTGGTGCGGATCGCCGCGCGGGCCAAGTACGGGCCGGCCGACGGCGACGCGGTGTGGCGCGGGTTCCGCGCGCAGAACGACCCGGAGACGGTGCTGACCCTCCACAACGGTCAGAGCTTCCCCTACGGTTCGGCACCCGACGACGCGCCCAGCGTGGTCATGCCGGACGCCGGCTCGGTCCGCCCTGAGCCGGTGGTCAGGGACGCTACCGGATCCGCCACCGACGGCGCCGTCGCTCTCGCGGAGCTCCAGATCGGCGCGGCCCACCGCGGCATGTCCAACGCCGTCGTCGTCTCCGGCCAGCACACGACCTCCGGCAACCCGGTGGCGGTCTTCGGGCCGCAGACCGGCTACTTCTCGCCGCAGCTGCTGCTGATGCAGGAGCTGCAGGGGCCGGGCATCAGCGCGCATGGCGTCGCGTTCGCCGGCGTGAGCCTGTACGTGCTGCTCGGGCGCGGCCAGGACTACGCGTGGAGCGCCACGTCGGCCGTGCAGGACATCACCGACACCTACGCGTTGCCGCTGTGCACCACCGACGGCTCGGCACCGACGCTCGCCACCAACCGCTACCTCCACCAGGGACAGTGCAAGGCGATGGAGGAGCTGTCACACGTCAACTCCTGGCGCCCCACCGTCGCCGACAGCACGCCGGCCGGCTCGTACCGCATCATCGCCTGGCGCACCGCGCTCGGCCTCGTCGCGTGGCGGGGCACGGTGGGCGGCCAGCCGTACGCGTTCACCCAGCGCCGCTCCACGTACGGCCGGGAGGCGCAGTCCGCGATCGGCTTCCAGATATTCAACGACCCCGCGGCGATGGGCGACGCCAATGCCTTCGTCGCGGCGGCATCCAACGTGGAGTACGCGTTCAACTGGTTCTACGTCAACTCGACCCAGTCGGCGTATTTCAACTCCGGTCGCAACCCGGTGCGTGCCGCCGGCTCCAACCCCAACCTGCCGATGGCCGCGCAGTACGAGTGGACGGGGTTCGCGCCGGTCTCCGCTCATCCACAGTCGACAAACCAGGACTACTACATCTCCTGGAACAACAAGCAGGCCCGTGACTTCAGCGCGGCGGACGGCAACTTCAGCTTCGGCTCGGTGCACCGCGGCGATTTGCTTGACGCCCCGGTGAAGGCCGCGCTGGGCGCCGGGCAGAAGCTCGACCGCGCCGCGGTCGTGCGGCTTGTGGAGGACGCGGCCACTGTGGACCTGCGCGGCAAGGAGGTGCTCGACGACCTGCTCCGGCTCATCGAGAGCCAGCCGGTCACCGACGCCGGGCTCGCCGCGGCGGTCACCCAGCTCAAGGCGTGGCAGCAGGCCGGCGCCAACCGCAAGGAGACCTCGGCCGGGTCCAAGGCGTACCAGCACGCCGCCGCGATCCGGGTCTTCGACGCGTGGTGGCCGCTCCTTGTGGACGGGCAGTTCAAGCCCGGCCTTGGCGCCGACCTGTACCAGGCGCTGGTCAACGCCATCCAGATCGACGAGTCGCCCTCCGACGACGGTTCCCAGCCGCACAAGGGCTCGGCGTTCCAGTACGGCTGGTGGGGCTATGTGGACAAGGACATCCGGCGGGTGTTGGGCGAGCCGGTGCAGGGCGGGCCGGGCCGCGCGTACTGCGGCAACGGCGACCTGACCGCCTGCCGCACGGTGCTGCTCGACACGCTCCGCGCGGCGGCGGCGCAGCCGGCGTCCACTGTGTACCCCGCTGACGAGCACTGCGCCGCCGGCGACCAGTGGTGCGCCGACGCGATCGTGCATTCCCCGCTCGGCGGCATCACCATGCCGGTCATCGCGTGGCAGAACCGTCCCACGTACCAGCAGGTGGTCTCGTTTCCGGCCGGGCGCGGCCAGGACGTGACCAACCTCGCCGCCGGGCGCCCGGCCACCGCGACCGGCTCGCAATGGCCGCACGCGGCGTCGCGGGCCTTCGACGGCGACCCGGGGAGCCGGTGGGCCAGCTCCTGGACCGACAACCAGTCGCTGACCGTCGACCTGGGATCGGTCCGGAGCGTGGGCCGGGTCATCCTGCGGTGGGAGGCGGCGTACGCGTCCGGGTACCGCATCGAGACCTCGACCGACGGTGTCACCTGGACCACCGCGTGGTCGACCGCCGCCGGCAACGGCGGCACCGACAACGACGCCTTCACCGCGCGGGACGCCCGCTACGTCCGCATGGCGGGCGCCCGCCGGGCGACCTCTTACGGCTATTCGCTGTACGAGATGGAGGTGTACTCACGCTAG
- a CDS encoding acVLRF1 family peptidyl-tRNA hydrolase, whose protein sequence is MGSRPAAGGGRWVDVDPERLPRWVEGFAARHGTPEPTTADFGITLRAPDGAVAELHAPPGVTAYTDLSTFQSATLESRLLGLLLARKGAVAVGIALGDRLTASKVDTSYVQSRTAAGGWSQQRFARRRENQAKAAAGDAADLAARVLLPAAGELAALVCGGDRRTVDTILTDRRLAPLAALRADRHLQVPDPRHAVLLDAAKAARAVEIHLPPE, encoded by the coding sequence ATGGGCAGTCGACCGGCCGCGGGCGGCGGGCGCTGGGTCGACGTCGACCCCGAGCGCCTGCCAAGGTGGGTCGAGGGCTTCGCCGCCCGCCACGGCACGCCGGAGCCCACGACCGCCGACTTCGGCATCACGCTGCGCGCACCGGACGGCGCGGTGGCCGAGCTGCACGCCCCGCCCGGCGTCACCGCGTACACCGACCTGTCCACATTCCAGTCCGCGACGCTGGAGTCGCGACTGCTGGGCCTGTTGCTGGCCCGCAAGGGCGCGGTGGCGGTGGGCATCGCGCTAGGCGACCGCCTGACAGCATCCAAAGTGGACACCAGCTACGTGCAGAGCCGCACGGCCGCGGGCGGCTGGTCCCAGCAACGGTTCGCCCGCCGCCGCGAAAACCAGGCCAAGGCCGCCGCCGGCGACGCCGCCGACCTGGCCGCCCGCGTGCTGCTGCCCGCGGCCGGCGAGCTGGCCGCCCTGGTCTGCGGCGGCGACCGCCGCACGGTCGACACGATCCTCACCGACCGCCGGCTCGCCCCGCTGGCCGCCCTCCGCGCCGACCGCCACCTCCAGGTCCCCGACCCGAGGCACGCCGTCCTGCTCGACGCCGCCAAGGCCGCCCGCGCGGTGGAGATCCACCTCCCACCCGAATAG
- a CDS encoding DNA alkylation repair protein, with the protein MTPLATEVLGRLTRVYGAARDPERARAMAAYMRDLFPFLGVQSPAQRVLSREVLAGLPRPTEDDLRDVAEACWALPEREYQYFACGLLRRHARVCSAGFLETARFLVVTKPWWDTVDALAAHLVGTLVSEHPELASTMDEWAVDRDMWLVRTAILHQLRYKERTDTGRLFGYCTRQAGHTDFFVRKAIGWALREYAKTDPAAVRAFVSAHRLAPLSAREALKNL; encoded by the coding sequence ATGACGCCGCTCGCCACCGAGGTTCTGGGTCGCCTCACCCGCGTGTACGGTGCGGCGCGTGACCCGGAGCGGGCGCGGGCGATGGCGGCCTACATGCGGGACCTGTTTCCCTTCCTCGGCGTCCAGTCGCCGGCGCAGCGGGTGCTCTCGCGCGAGGTGCTCGCGGGGCTGCCGCGCCCCACCGAGGACGACCTGCGCGACGTGGCCGAGGCGTGCTGGGCCCTGCCCGAGCGGGAGTACCAGTACTTTGCCTGCGGCCTGCTGCGGCGGCACGCGCGGGTCTGCTCGGCGGGATTCCTGGAGACGGCGCGTTTCCTCGTCGTGACCAAGCCGTGGTGGGACACAGTGGACGCGCTCGCCGCGCATCTGGTGGGCACGCTCGTGTCCGAGCACCCGGAGCTGGCGTCCACGATGGACGAGTGGGCTGTCGACCGCGACATGTGGTTGGTGCGCACGGCGATCCTGCACCAGTTGCGCTACAAGGAGCGGACCGACACCGGTCGGCTCTTCGGCTACTGCACGCGGCAGGCCGGGCACACCGACTTCTTCGTACGCAAGGCGATCGGCTGGGCGCTGCGGGAGTACGCCAAGACGGACCCGGCGGCGGTCCGCGCGTTCGTGTCGGCGCACCGGCTGGCACCCCTGTCGGCGCGAGAGGCATTGAAGAACCTCTAG
- a CDS encoding cytochrome P450, translating to MLDFNPMVSPHREDPHLFYRAARERPVTFSESIGAYMVSRYADVTAVLDDPRTYSSSASLPWIYDNPPEVVAELKAGNVPETTVLVNTDPPAHAHVRALTEAAFSGARVRALLPLMHRRANELIDGFTPGTTDLVSAYAAPFVQTIIGAAIGFPPEDTARVHAWTEDLNLLWNHFIPVEDRVAAARRLGDYTRYIQTLIDDRRAHPRDDMISTLVHGIDGHPGLAEDYLHNYIRGKRVAGLDTTRDAITATILIALRDPSIRARITDDPTRTIVKVIEEALRRDAPHRGLFRITTREVELGGALLPKGSLLLLLFGSANRDPAHFPDADTVDLDRPNVRDHVAFGKGLHFCPGAPLARAEIRVAVETLFARLPDLRLAAGYEPTYIASYFFRGLESLDVITP from the coding sequence ATGCTCGACTTCAATCCCATGGTCAGCCCGCACCGGGAGGACCCGCACCTGTTCTACCGGGCCGCGCGCGAGCGGCCCGTCACCTTCAGCGAATCCATCGGCGCCTACATGGTCAGCCGCTACGCCGACGTCACCGCCGTCCTCGACGACCCGCGGACGTACTCCTCGTCGGCCTCCCTCCCGTGGATCTACGACAACCCGCCCGAGGTGGTCGCCGAGCTGAAGGCCGGCAACGTGCCGGAGACCACCGTGCTGGTCAACACCGACCCGCCCGCGCACGCCCACGTCCGCGCGCTCACCGAGGCCGCGTTCAGCGGCGCCCGGGTGCGCGCACTGCTGCCACTGATGCACCGCCGGGCGAACGAGCTGATCGACGGTTTCACCCCGGGCACGACCGACCTGGTCAGCGCCTACGCCGCCCCCTTCGTCCAGACGATCATCGGCGCCGCGATCGGCTTCCCGCCCGAGGACACCGCACGCGTACACGCCTGGACCGAAGACCTCAACCTGCTGTGGAACCACTTCATCCCGGTCGAGGACCGCGTCGCCGCCGCCCGGCGGCTCGGCGACTACACCCGCTACATCCAGACGCTCATCGACGACCGCCGCGCCCACCCCCGCGACGACATGATCTCCACCCTGGTGCACGGCATCGACGGCCACCCCGGCCTCGCCGAGGACTACCTGCACAACTACATCCGCGGCAAGCGGGTGGCCGGCCTGGACACCACCCGCGACGCGATCACCGCCACCATCCTGATCGCCCTGCGCGACCCGTCGATCCGCGCGCGCATCACCGACGACCCCACCCGCACGATCGTGAAGGTCATCGAGGAGGCCCTACGCCGCGACGCCCCGCACCGCGGCCTCTTCCGCATCACCACCCGCGAGGTCGAGCTGGGCGGCGCCCTCCTGCCCAAGGGCTCGCTGCTGCTGCTCCTGTTCGGCTCGGCCAACCGCGACCCGGCCCACTTTCCCGACGCCGACACCGTCGACCTCGACCGCCCGAACGTGCGCGACCACGTAGCCTTCGGCAAGGGCCTGCACTTCTGCCCTGGCGCGCCGCTGGCCCGCGCCGAGATCCGGGTCGCGGTGGAGACGCTCTTCGCCCGCCTGCCCGACCTCCGCCTGGCCGCCGGCTACGAGCCGACGTACATCGCGAGCTACTTCTTCCGCGGCCTGGAATCCCTCGACGTGATCACCCCATGA
- a CDS encoding branched-chain amino acid ABC transporter permease, whose amino-acid sequence MTQLVQAVALGVLIGGVYALLASGLTLIFGVMHVVNVAHGALLVLVAMLTWWMWRHTGIDPIVASVVTTPLMFGLGWALYRGLVVRIRGAPASMSVLLTFGLALTIEGVLNVTAGNKFRSATPGYFEESYRIRGVSLPKPQLYGFLAAVAVLALLYVVLTRTWTGRAIRATAQNPDGAALIGVSATATAALAFAIGTATTGVGGSIMSVLYPFFPASHYDWISRLLSIIVLGGLGSLPGALVGALVLGLAETLTATYGSLRWSTLVFYVVILAVLLVRKQGIFGARLREDVAS is encoded by the coding sequence GTGACGCAGCTGGTACAGGCGGTCGCGCTGGGCGTGCTGATCGGCGGCGTGTACGCGCTGCTCGCCTCCGGCCTCACGCTCATCTTCGGCGTGATGCACGTCGTCAACGTGGCGCACGGCGCGCTGCTCGTGCTCGTCGCGATGCTCACCTGGTGGATGTGGCGCCACACCGGCATCGACCCGATCGTCGCGTCGGTGGTCACGACGCCGCTGATGTTCGGCCTCGGCTGGGCGCTCTACAGAGGACTCGTGGTGCGCATCCGGGGCGCGCCGGCGTCGATGTCGGTACTGCTCACGTTCGGGCTCGCGCTCACCATCGAGGGCGTGCTCAACGTGACCGCCGGCAACAAGTTCCGTTCGGCGACGCCCGGCTACTTCGAGGAGTCGTACCGGATCCGCGGTGTCTCGCTGCCCAAGCCCCAGCTGTACGGCTTCCTCGCCGCCGTCGCCGTGCTCGCGCTGCTCTACGTCGTGCTCACCCGCACCTGGACCGGCCGCGCGATCCGGGCCACCGCGCAAAACCCGGACGGCGCCGCGCTGATCGGCGTGAGCGCCACGGCCACGGCCGCCCTGGCGTTCGCGATCGGCACGGCGACCACCGGCGTCGGCGGCTCCATCATGTCGGTGCTGTACCCGTTCTTCCCCGCCTCCCACTACGACTGGATCTCCCGCCTGCTCAGCATCATCGTGCTCGGCGGCCTGGGCAGCCTGCCCGGCGCGCTGGTCGGCGCGCTCGTGCTCGGGCTGGCCGAGACGCTCACCGCCACGTACGGCTCGCTGCGCTGGTCCACATTGGTCTTCTACGTGGTGATCCTCGCTGTGCTGCTCGTGCGCAAGCAGGGCATCTTCGGGGCGCGGCTGCGTGAGGACGTGGCGTCGTGA
- a CDS encoding LacI family DNA-binding transcriptional regulator, whose product MRQPTLQDVADNAQVHRATASRALNPATRHLVNAETADRVERVARSLGYRPNPIARSLKTSRSASIGLVIPDLTNPLFPPIARGVEDVLRPVGYSAWIVNTDNDPAREADAVESMRVRNVEGFVFATARLEHPLLDELTAAGSPVVLVNRRIATAAIPSVTADDATGVALAVRHLVELGHQRIAHLAGPQDLSTGRGRLRAFRQALQDHGLPDDPERLIVCTSWTESAGAAALTALLDSDVDFTAVLAGNDLLALGCYDALAARGLRCPDDVSVVGFNDTPFMDKLSPPLTTVRIPHYELGAEAARLLLTEIQEPDRHPRSVLLPLTLVVRGSTAPPRP is encoded by the coding sequence GTGCGGCAGCCGACCCTCCAGGACGTGGCGGACAACGCCCAGGTGCACCGGGCCACCGCTTCGCGCGCGCTCAACCCGGCCACCCGCCACCTCGTCAACGCCGAGACCGCCGACCGGGTGGAGCGGGTCGCGCGCTCGCTCGGCTACCGGCCGAACCCGATCGCGCGCAGCCTCAAGACCTCCCGCTCGGCGAGCATCGGGCTGGTCATTCCCGACCTGACCAACCCGCTCTTCCCGCCGATCGCGCGCGGCGTCGAAGACGTGCTGCGGCCCGTGGGGTACAGCGCCTGGATCGTCAACACCGACAACGACCCGGCCCGCGAGGCGGACGCCGTCGAGTCCATGCGGGTACGCAACGTGGAGGGCTTCGTCTTCGCCACCGCCCGGCTGGAGCACCCGCTGCTCGACGAGCTCACCGCCGCCGGCAGCCCGGTCGTGCTGGTCAACCGCCGCATCGCCACCGCCGCGATCCCGTCGGTCACCGCCGACGACGCGACAGGTGTGGCGCTGGCCGTGCGGCACCTGGTCGAGCTCGGCCACCAGCGGATCGCCCACCTGGCCGGGCCGCAGGACCTCTCCACCGGGCGGGGCCGGCTGCGCGCGTTCCGGCAGGCGCTGCAGGACCACGGACTCCCCGACGACCCCGAGCGGCTGATCGTCTGTACATCGTGGACCGAATCGGCCGGCGCCGCCGCGCTCACCGCCCTGCTCGACTCCGATGTGGACTTCACCGCCGTGCTCGCCGGCAACGACCTGCTCGCGCTGGGCTGCTACGACGCGCTCGCGGCACGCGGCCTCCGCTGCCCGGACGACGTGAGCGTGGTGGGTTTCAACGACACGCCGTTCATGGACAAGCTGAGCCCACCGCTGACCACCGTGCGCATCCCCCACTACGAGCTCGGCGCCGAAGCCGCGCGCCTGCTGCTCACTGAAATTCAGGAGCCAGATCGACATCCCCGATCGGTGCTGCTTCCCCTGACACTGGTGGTGAGGGGGTCGACCGCGCCCCCGCGACCGTGA
- a CDS encoding ABC transporter substrate-binding protein has product MRVTLRLGVFSPSVLLGVAATTGALDRAGLAVEEVPATSSPQQFAALVAGDLDAVLTSPDNIFAHPHAGVRIIAAVDRGLGLSLFARPGIRSGGADPGAGLRGGVLAVDVPRSGFAFVAYALLARLGLHAGLDYDVRAIGSTPRRAAALAAGECTMSVLNAGSDLRAEVAGCARISRASTLGPYVGSVLAALGSTVERRAPALRALTSALLATAAALVAGRLARPAAEVAAERLGLDADGVSRYLRTLVDPREGLVPTGRLDARSLETLCWLRSSHGAGGPELDALAAPGSGLVDERFLSGPSPA; this is encoded by the coding sequence GTGAGGGTCACGCTGCGGTTGGGGGTCTTCAGCCCTTCGGTGCTGCTCGGCGTGGCCGCCACCACCGGTGCCCTCGACCGGGCCGGCCTCGCCGTCGAGGAGGTGCCTGCCACCTCGTCGCCCCAGCAGTTTGCCGCGCTGGTCGCCGGTGACCTCGACGCGGTGCTGACCAGCCCGGACAACATCTTCGCCCATCCACACGCGGGCGTGCGCATCATCGCCGCCGTCGACCGCGGCCTGGGCCTGTCCCTCTTCGCCCGCCCGGGCATCCGCTCCGGCGGCGCCGACCCGGGTGCCGGCCTGCGCGGCGGCGTGCTCGCCGTCGACGTGCCGCGCTCCGGCTTCGCCTTCGTGGCGTATGCGCTGCTCGCCCGCCTCGGTCTGCACGCCGGCCTCGACTACGACGTGCGGGCGATCGGCTCCACCCCGCGCCGGGCCGCCGCGCTGGCCGCCGGCGAGTGCACGATGAGCGTGCTCAACGCGGGCAGCGACCTGCGCGCCGAGGTGGCCGGCTGCGCCCGGATCAGCCGCGCCTCCACCCTCGGGCCCTACGTCGGCTCCGTCCTCGCGGCGCTCGGCTCCACCGTGGAGCGTCGTGCGCCGGCCCTGCGCGCGCTCACCTCGGCGCTGCTCGCCACCGCCGCCGCGCTCGTCGCCGGTCGCCTGGCCCGCCCGGCCGCGGAGGTGGCCGCCGAGCGCCTCGGCCTCGACGCCGACGGTGTCTCGCGGTACCTGCGCACGCTCGTCGACCCCCGCGAGGGCCTGGTGCCCACCGGCCGGCTCGACGCCCGCTCGCTGGAGACGCTGTGCTGGCTGCGCAGCAGCCACGGTGCCGGTGGCCCGGAGCTCGACGCGCTCGCCGCACCCGGTTCCGGCCTCGTCGACGAGCGGTTCCTGAGCGGACCGTCACCGGCATGA
- a CDS encoding amino acid ABC transporter substrate-binding protein, translating to MAGLLSRLALLTTAALATAVAGCGERPSASSADSDKPIRIGISLPLTGDFSQPGTQAKRGYEVWVNMVNAKGGLLGRQVELKITDDASNQDTVVADYTRLITQDKVDLLLGTFSSLLNYPASAVAEKNGMLYVEPAGGAPRMFERGFKYLIYAQPATAPKQADVMLDWVESLAADQRPKTAAYPTQDDPFTRPVIETLQAGLEALGVRTVYSTVYPPDATNFQTIASALAARKPDLVAQGAVFEDGVGLVRSLKQLGFSPKVLFQTSAPSNAGQYSDGVGAANTEGVFYTVSWNEKAKTPLNGDFVAAYGKAYGGETPAEDAADAFAAAQVLQAAVEAVGRIDQKALADWLHANSVDTILGKLNWDETGAPQSQFLLAQWQRGKVEIVLPADRATTTTVIHPKPGWQ from the coding sequence ATGGCTGGCCTGCTGTCTCGCCTCGCGCTCCTCACGACCGCCGCGCTCGCCACCGCCGTCGCCGGCTGCGGGGAGCGGCCCAGTGCCTCCTCCGCCGACTCGGACAAGCCGATCAGGATCGGCATCTCGCTGCCGCTGACCGGCGACTTCTCCCAGCCGGGCACCCAGGCGAAGCGGGGGTACGAGGTCTGGGTCAACATGGTCAACGCAAAGGGCGGCCTGCTCGGCCGGCAGGTCGAGCTCAAGATCACCGACGATGCCAGCAATCAGGACACGGTGGTCGCCGACTACACCCGGCTGATCACACAGGACAAGGTCGACCTGCTGCTCGGCACGTTCTCGTCCCTGCTCAACTACCCGGCCTCGGCCGTAGCCGAGAAGAACGGCATGCTCTACGTCGAGCCGGCCGGCGGCGCGCCCCGCATGTTCGAGCGCGGCTTCAAATACCTGATCTACGCCCAGCCGGCGACCGCGCCGAAGCAGGCCGACGTGATGCTCGACTGGGTCGAGTCGCTCGCCGCCGACCAGCGGCCGAAGACCGCGGCGTACCCCACGCAGGACGACCCCTTCACCCGCCCGGTCATCGAGACCCTCCAGGCCGGCCTCGAGGCGCTCGGCGTGCGCACCGTCTACTCCACGGTGTACCCGCCGGACGCGACGAACTTCCAGACCATCGCCAGCGCGCTGGCCGCCCGCAAGCCGGACCTCGTCGCGCAGGGCGCGGTCTTCGAGGACGGCGTCGGGCTGGTCCGCTCGCTCAAGCAGCTCGGCTTCTCGCCGAAGGTGCTCTTCCAGACCTCCGCGCCGAGCAACGCCGGGCAGTACAGCGATGGCGTCGGCGCGGCCAACACCGAGGGCGTCTTCTACACGGTCAGCTGGAACGAGAAGGCCAAGACACCGCTGAACGGGGACTTCGTCGCGGCGTACGGCAAGGCGTACGGCGGGGAGACACCGGCCGAGGACGCGGCGGACGCGTTCGCGGCGGCGCAGGTGCTGCAGGCGGCCGTCGAGGCGGTGGGCAGGATCGACCAGAAGGCGCTCGCCGACTGGCTGCACGCGAACTCCGTCGACACGATCCTCGGCAAGCTCAACTGGGACGAGACGGGCGCGCCGCAGTCGCAGTTCCTGCTCGCGCAGTGGCAGCGCGGCAAGGTCGAGATCGTGCTGCCGGCGGACCGGGCGACCACCACGACGGTCATCCACCCGAAGCCGGGCTGGCAGTGA